In one Melaminivora jejuensis genomic region, the following are encoded:
- the rpmH gene encoding 50S ribosomal protein L34, producing the protein MKRTYQPSKTRRARTHGFLVRMKTRGGRAVINARRAKGRKRLAV; encoded by the coding sequence ATGAAACGTACTTACCAGCCCTCCAAGACCCGCCGCGCCCGCACCCATGGCTTTTTGGTGCGCATGAAGACGCGCGGTGGCCGCGCCGTGATCAACGCCCGCCGCGCCAAGGGCCGCAAGCGCCTGGCCGTCTGA
- a CDS encoding ribonuclease P protein component — protein MHRLKTRPQFQATMAAGTAARTAHFALHRLPLPLATPLSGPDCTPAACQSQALFALPAGAPTGPWLGAMVPKRWARRAVTRNAIKRQIYAVAAERRAELPHAAHVVRLRAAFDRKQFVSASSDALKSAVRAELQQLFARAARAARTDERGPAAEAAPAPAPRQGAADRGPRP, from the coding sequence ATGCATCGGCTCAAGACCCGTCCCCAGTTCCAGGCGACCATGGCCGCAGGCACGGCGGCCCGCACGGCGCACTTCGCGCTGCACCGGCTTCCGCTGCCGCTGGCAACTCCCCTTTCAGGGCCTGACTGCACGCCTGCTGCGTGTCAGTCGCAGGCCCTGTTTGCGCTTCCTGCGGGCGCACCTACCGGGCCCTGGCTGGGTGCCATGGTGCCCAAGCGCTGGGCGCGCCGCGCCGTCACGCGCAACGCCATCAAGCGCCAGATCTACGCCGTTGCCGCTGAGCGCCGCGCCGAGTTGCCGCACGCTGCCCACGTGGTGCGCCTGCGTGCCGCCTTTGACCGCAAGCAGTTCGTGAGCGCCTCCTCTGATGCGCTCAAGAGCGCTGTGCGCGCGGAGCTGCAGCAACTCTTTGCCCGTGCCGCCCGCGCTGCTCGCACCGACGAGCGCGGGCCGGCGGCAGAGGCGGCCCCAGCCCCGGCGCCGCGCCAGGGCGCTGCAGACCGTGGCCCGCGTCCATGA
- the yidD gene encoding membrane protein insertion efficiency factor YidD produces MMQRLLIALVRGYRLLLSPWLGSACRFEPTCSAYSLGALQRWGAVAGSWLTVARLARCHPWCAGGHDPVPQELPRHMRLFSRLVPPAPAAPSSSSDNQTSSP; encoded by the coding sequence ATGATGCAGCGCCTGTTGATCGCCCTGGTGCGTGGCTACCGCCTGCTGCTCAGCCCCTGGCTGGGCTCAGCCTGCCGCTTCGAGCCTACTTGCTCGGCCTACTCGCTGGGCGCGCTGCAGCGCTGGGGTGCTGTCGCCGGCAGCTGGCTGACCGTGGCCCGCCTGGCGCGCTGCCATCCCTGGTGCGCCGGCGGCCATGATCCCGTGCCGCAGGAGCTGCCGCGCCACATGCGGCTGTTCTCGCGGCTGGTGCCGCCAGCCCCGGCTGCTCCTTCCTCCTCCTCGGACAACCAGACCTCCTCCCCATGA